A stretch of DNA from Malus sylvestris chromosome 9, drMalSylv7.2, whole genome shotgun sequence:
ATCTCTTGAGCATGAGGTGAAAATAGACCACTCAATCATTTCACTACCTTAAAAAAGTGAACATATGGATATCGAACACAAAGCATATTTATGAATGGCGATATTTCTGCGCATTGTTCGTTGGATTCAACTTTGAAATGGACGACGGAAACACCTGAAATTTCAAATCTTCAGTTATACAATAGACTTGGATTTTAATTAACTACTAAGAATTAAAAATGGATGAAGCTTACCGGGTGATGATATCGCAGCTTTAAATTTATCCAAACTAGAGACTTCTTCCACTTCACCATCAAACTTCACATTATGAAATTCCTCTCCACGAGACTTGTTTAATGCAACTCGTGCCCGGTGTAGAGACTCAGCAACCTCATTGTCTCCAGGAAGGTCCCTCCTTAAGGCCTCATAATCTCTCACTGCCTCTGCCCATCGTTCAAGCTATAAATTTTGGGAGAAAAGACACCAACAGTCACATATAAATCAACaaataacaaattcaaagaatGAGCTCCCACCCACATGCACATAAGAAGGACAACGTACCTTTGCATTTGAGGCAGCTCTTCGAAGAAGAGCTTTGATGTAATTAGGTTGAATCTTTAGGGCTTGGTTGCAGTCTTCAACAGACTGTTCCCATTGTCCGAGCTTGGACCGACAAACTGCTCTATTGCAATAGAGAACAGAGTTGGAACTATCATATTTGAGGCCCTCCCCATAAGCAGAGCAGGCTTCATCAAATCTTCCAGAGCTAAAAAGATCATTACCCTGAGAACGAGCATTTGCAACCTTCTTCACTTTATTCGAAACCCTCATTACTTCAACATTACTGTAGTCAATCAGTCCTGCCTTCCCTACAGCTGCTACTGCATTCTCAAACCTGCAAAAAACCTATTATCCTTCTAGCTCACTCTAAAAACAATGGCTGGTGTGTTACGTAAGTTTGAAACTTCAGTTCTTACCTTCCTAATGCCATCTCAACCTGGGCTCTGACATACAGAACATAAGCTTCAACAAGCATGCCAAAGAGTTTGGTTTGCAAGTAAGGAGGGTAATTTTCAAACTTGGGTATATCTGCTAGGCTAGATTCTGCATCTTCGAGCTGATGTAGCTTCAGTAGAGCTTCAACTTTACAAGCAACAAGCTGTGTTTTAattctaattagttttaaacgatttgaaaatttttgttCCACATCAATCAGAAAATTAAGAGAACTTGATCTGTGTTATACCTGAGGAGAGGACTCTGCTCCAGTTGCTATGGCTGCCTCAGATTCCCTTAGCACACTTTTCCAATCGCCAAGCTTACGGGCATCTTCACATTGTTTCAGATGCTTCTCCAATGACTTCAACTTCTGCAACTCAGACTGATCCGGCCGTTGCCCAGGAATACAGAGGTGATGGTAGGCATTTTCAACTAGCCCAAAACTGTAAAATTTCCAAGTTATGGATTAACTGAGATGATGCTGAATGAATTCGAAATGTTCACTTCAGAGTATGATGCAAGATAGATAGTGGACCAACATAACTGAAAACTTCGGAAAACTTATAAGAATCCCAGATGCAAATGGAGGGCCACTAAAACTATAAACTCTATGCAAATAAATTAGCCATAAATATTTCAGTTACAAGCTCTAAAAAGACTCAAAGTCGACATATAGCAACAAAAATACTAGAAATCTGTACTCAAACGCGCAGAAAGATAAAAAGAACACAACATAGAACAATGTTGCAAAAACCATTCAGGTTGCCAGCAACACAGAACACAATGTTGATATCAGAAGTACTTATCTACCAATTcaaataatagaaaatggaaGCGAAAGCTCGAGGTAACACAAACCAATGACACATCAGAGATACCAACAAACCAATAAGAAACACACTTTAGCACAATTCATGTGAAATCTAAACAAACAGACCAATCACATTCCAGCAATGTAAAAAAAACATGTTTACTATAAAAGTTGCACAATCGTACAAACAAATAAGACATCGTAAATAAAATTGCGAAAAACCTACTTTCGATTGATTAAAGTCTCAGTTTTCAACACTACTCACCGAAGATAAAGAGAACCCAAGCGCTGATGCGCCCTCCCATAACCAGGGTCCAACCTGACAGCCTCCTCACACTCCCTCACTGCCTCCGGAAGTCTCCCCAGCGCTGTTAACGCTGCGGCACGGTTACTCCGGTAGGCAGCATTGTCCGGAGACAAGGATATGGCACGATCATACAATGCCAATGCCTCAAGAAACTGGCCTCTTCTATAAAGCTCATTAGCAGATTTCTTTACCTCCTCTGGATCAGAGTTCCCAGTTGCCCTCTTTGCCATCGCAGACTCGCCGCCATTCGCACCCCCACCGCCTCCTCTGACTATGCTGCCGTGGCCATAGTTGCCACCGCCAGACCCCAAAACATCGGTCTTGTTGATTCCTCTACAGACCAATCCAGACTTGGCGATTTTCCCAGATGGGCAAATGTTGCCACTCGGAAAAACAGTGGTGGTCGACGCCATTGAAGcagaagaagatgaagttgcTGTATTAGTATTACTACTCGCATTAGTACTGAAGCTGGTATTGAAGCTTGCACCAGAGTAGATCAATGGGGGTCCAGCAGACACCGATCTCCGGTGAACCGGCTTCCAATTCCTCGGCGTCGTACCGGATCGGACCGCCTCGGAGGCTCTCGGGCTTGTTTCGGACGAAACCGAGAGCTCGCCGGAGTGGTTGTTGGGTTTGGAATCCGATCTTCTGCCCAGCTGGGTATTGCTGGTTTTGCTCGAAACTGAACCAGAAGAAGTACCTGAACTGCAGCTTGAACTGGTTACTGCTGCCCCACCGCTGTGGCCGAGTCCATTGCAGCCATTGGCTGAACTCCGAGTCATCAATGGCGAGACGGGCGAACCCAGATCGAGCTGTTTGACATCTGGCTTGTTGCTGTGGTcgttggtgatggtggtggtgtcgTTGTAACTCAGTGAGTCACGGAATCGGTTCGTGAGGGAATCAAAGCCCATTTCTTGCAGAGATTTGGCACTGGTGTGGGGCATTTTTGCTCAGTGCCTAAAGCTTCCCCAGAACAAAACAGAGTTTGTGAATTCTGTgagctttctttcttttgttgttttgaatttcaatGCTCTTTGTTGAAAGAAGCAAAAGGAAGGGAGTGATAAGAAAATGTGGAGAGGTTGGCTTGCGGCGGCTGTAGGGAGGAGGagatgaaggaggaggaggtggaggaaatggaagaaataaaagaaagaagagagaaaagaagggGATGGGGATGGGGATGGGGATGGGGATCCCGTGATGTTAAAAGGCGCAAGCAAAGAATGACTAAATGAGAGACATTTCCCCCCTTTCCTTTAATCAATTGAAACAAAAGGTAAatagaaattaattttttatttttggttttatcttctATTTTTTTGTGAATTAGATTTCTTGCCAAACAAAGCATGAAAAATgattcctttttaattttattaactaAAATTGGATTAGACCATTTATTATCCTTGTCTCAATTGTATCCATAGCTACCTGCCTCTTTCTCTATATTTATaatttacatacaaaaaagCTCAAACGGTAACTAGATAGTAACATAACACGGCGCTAACCACTTTTATCATCTGAAACGTTAATTTTTTGGATCTACCTTCTTAGATAACTTTTAcaaaatttcatccaaatcagaaaaaaaatttattgtagAATCGACTCAAACACGTGATTAGTGACATAATAaataattcattttctgggaaaaatctcaagtatataggtatatacggaaaaccaaaagcccactcactgatatgtcgaagggtcgtagcccccgagtctcgattgatggcgctcgtcctcaggataggtctcatctatatgcgaaataactgaataaacgttatttaaagcatatacacaaaactaggaaataacttctcatacaatgctcaaatgagGTATTTTAGAAAAGTTTTTCATGACCCCACGCGCCCTCACGCACCGGCCAAGGCACTGCCAGACACGCGGCCCACGCGCAGACACGTGCTTGGCACACCAAACCGATTCCCTAACGACGTTAggaaatattccgttaaaaatcaGAATATGCCGTTATGTTTACCTGACgacgttagaatattccgtcaactttgacggaatattctcctctttctttcttgGTTCGCCAGAGTCCGGCACCAGTCACCGCTGCGATCACCAGAACTGGAAAAATaatcaaaccttcatatctccttcgattcttaaccaaaattcaAAGAACATATTCATACCACTTTGGGGACCTAAAACCAACAGAAAGTCGCCTGAAAAACTTCAATATTTCGACCAAACCTgggcttcccgacgtccaaatcacttcaaAATTACTCCTTGAGCTTCGTGATGATGTTTTAAGGCTCACTATAGCCTTAAAACTCCTTGAAAACTTCACGATTacgagtgcatgaacagtactcaaAATATGAGATTCTGGGTTCTTGGCTTTTACGAGTTCTCACGTCGAACTAAAGGTATGGATGTGTTTCTGAGCTCACAAGGAACACAAAAACAACCTCCTCGATGTCAATCCGTGGTTTGAAAGCTGAGTTCAAAGGGTGACCGTAAAACTTATACCGACAATGGATGGAAGccgagagaaggagagagagagagtcaacgggaTGGGTAtgggtgtgtgagtgtgtgtggtccaatttGCAAccaaccaaaaataaaacctaaatcCTAAATAGTTCCAAAAGTCTAGGAAAATTAGGAATTGAACCACAACCAAAAACATATCACACAAACACATctcaacgtccaagggtattTTAGACAATTCACACCATCAAAAAATTTATTTCAGGACGGGTTGTGATAGTGTATGAGGTGAAttgaatgtgaagaattgaaataaaataaggtaagatagtatgaaaTGGTGAAAATGATGAGAGAAATGGTGTAAGTacttataggaaaaaaaattgggaacttacacgaaaagctcccggtactgttcactttaacgaaaaaccacatttttacactaaagagtcaatcttagtactattcactttaccctttcttttgtccttatcgttaaaactcaaagttttcaagcttttttcattagttttcttaaaaaaattagaatttttaaatcTCTTATTTGAATATTgtcttaaatatatatatatatatatatatatattagttggGCTCAACTGAATGGGTGGGGGTTGGCTAGCCCACTAGCCAAATGGCTGAATTTTGGCCCGGTGGGTCTCAAGGTTATTTTGGTAAAATAAGtatctaaattcattaaaaattacttATTTCATCCCTCCTATTATGTTCAAaattattttatccaatttttcgtcaacttaagtcacttgacacactttaaAGTGTAATACCGTATTTTCTCGCCCATAAGCCCTTAACATGTCATATAGTCGTGAATCTAACGTCTAA
This window harbors:
- the LOC126582099 gene encoding inactive TPR repeat-containing thioredoxin TTL3-like, which translates into the protein MPHTSAKSLQEMGFDSLTNRFRDSLSYNDTTTITNDHSNKPDVKQLDLGSPVSPLMTRSSANGCNGLGHSGGAAVTSSSCSSGTSSGSVSSKTSNTQLGRRSDSKPNNHSGELSVSSETSPRASEAVRSGTTPRNWKPVHRRSVSAGPPLIYSGASFNTSFSTNASSNTNTATSSSSASMASTTTVFPSGNICPSGKIAKSGLVCRGINKTDVLGSGGGNYGHGSIVRGGGGGANGGESAMAKRATGNSDPEEVKKSANELYRRGQFLEALALYDRAISLSPDNAAYRSNRAAALTALGRLPEAVRECEEAVRLDPGYGRAHQRLGSLYLRFGLVENAYHHLCIPGQRPDQSELQKLKSLEKHLKQCEDARKLGDWKSVLRESEAAIATGAESSPQLVACKVEALLKLHQLEDAESSLADIPKFENYPPYLQTKLFGMLVEAYVLYVRAQVEMALGRFENAVAAVGKAGLIDYSNVEVMRVSNKVKKVANARSQGNDLFSSGRFDEACSAYGEGLKYDSSNSVLYCNRAVCRSKLGQWEQSVEDCNQALKIQPNYIKALLRRAASNAKLERWAEAVRDYEALRRDLPGDNEVAESLHRARVALNKSRGEEFHNVKFDGEVEEVSSLDKFKAAISSPGVSVVHFKVESNEQCAEISPFINMLCVRYPYVHFFKVDVEESLSVAKAESIRTVPAFKIYKNGEKVREMVRPSHQFLEESVRSCNL